A window of the Isosphaera pallida ATCC 43644 genome harbors these coding sequences:
- a CDS encoding flagellar biosynthesis anti-sigma factor FlgM, whose translation MEIHGAGGLQGPQPITPRLAAQPAETTAPAATSQVPRDQVEISSLGQILEGIHRLPEIRFERVEEIRRQIAEGNYETPEKLEIALDRLLDELQG comes from the coding sequence ATGGAAATCCACGGCGCCGGCGGCCTTCAGGGGCCTCAACCGATCACTCCGCGACTGGCAGCGCAACCGGCCGAGACGACCGCGCCGGCGGCGACTTCGCAAGTTCCCCGCGATCAAGTGGAAATCTCCAGCCTGGGTCAGATTCTTGAAGGGATTCATCGTCTGCCCGAGATTCGCTTCGAGCGAGTTGAAGAGATTCGTCGTCAAATCGCCGAAGGCAATTACGAAACGCCCGAGAAGCTGGAGATCGCGTTGGATCGCCTGCTCGACGAGCTGCAAGGCTGA
- a CDS encoding MlaD family protein codes for MNHSAGRETAVGVVVVAALAAFVALLVKAGSGPGFLASRLELDVLFQDGQGLRQGSPVRIAGLDVGQVTQVDLAEYEGKLMARVRISLPADLVDRLKEDVRITIQSNLTGQNCVNVVGTGSSSRPVRPGQVVRGLESTMFDPILKEVGLGPAERADIGHIIAKVRQAIDEAEPTLQAALIDARATLASARHVAETAQPAATEIIARARAMVARLEQQLPRVEAFLANLEAASGEVRTAVADNRPKLDDTLEHVRDLSGILLDTVETARPKFAKFLDGLEPIRARVERVAYNAELTTAQVAEMIALNRANIDRALANARDATQWAEQTAQKIYSNPFLISPFYKPRDADLRAQAAVDLARALTQGSRELADLLKTLDLLQRQPLNDARRRELDNLRQRMIQLEQWMSQTERQLAESLRITPSRR; via the coding sequence ATGAATCACAGCGCGGGTCGGGAAACCGCCGTGGGGGTGGTGGTCGTCGCGGCGCTGGCGGCCTTCGTGGCATTGCTCGTTAAGGCCGGGTCGGGACCGGGGTTTCTGGCATCGCGTTTGGAACTGGACGTGCTGTTTCAAGACGGACAGGGGTTGCGTCAGGGTTCGCCGGTGCGGATCGCCGGTCTCGATGTCGGCCAAGTCACTCAGGTCGATCTTGCCGAATACGAAGGCAAGTTGATGGCCCGGGTGCGCATCAGCCTGCCCGCCGACTTAGTCGATCGACTCAAGGAGGATGTACGGATCACAATTCAGTCGAATCTGACCGGCCAAAACTGCGTCAACGTGGTGGGCACCGGCTCCTCTAGCCGTCCCGTCCGACCCGGCCAGGTGGTTCGTGGCCTGGAATCGACGATGTTCGACCCCATCCTGAAAGAGGTGGGGCTTGGTCCGGCCGAGAGGGCCGACATCGGCCACATCATCGCCAAAGTCCGCCAGGCGATCGATGAAGCCGAACCCACCTTGCAAGCGGCGCTGATCGACGCCCGCGCCACCCTCGCCTCAGCTCGCCACGTCGCTGAAACCGCTCAACCCGCCGCCACGGAGATCATCGCCCGCGCCCGCGCTATGGTCGCCCGCCTGGAGCAGCAGCTACCCCGCGTCGAGGCGTTCCTCGCCAACCTGGAGGCTGCCTCAGGCGAGGTTCGCACGGCCGTCGCCGACAACCGACCCAAACTCGACGACACCCTTGAGCACGTCCGCGACCTCTCCGGCATCTTGTTGGACACCGTCGAGACCGCTCGACCCAAGTTCGCCAAGTTCCTCGATGGCCTCGAACCGATCCGCGCCCGCGTCGAACGGGTCGCCTACAACGCCGAACTCACCACTGCCCAGGTGGCCGAAATGATCGCTCTCAACCGCGCCAACATCGACCGCGCTCTCGCCAACGCCCGCGACGCCACCCAGTGGGCCGAGCAAACCGCCCAGAAGATCTATTCCAACCCCTTCCTCATCTCCCCCTTCTACAAACCCCGCGACGCCGATCTCCGCGCCCAGGCGGCGGTGGACCTCGCCCGCGCGCTAACCCAGGGCTCCCGCGAACTCGCCGACTTGCTCAAAACCCTGGACCTCCTCCAACGCCAACCCCTCAACGACGCCCGACGTCGTGAACTCGACAACCTCCGCCAACGCATGATCCAACTCGAACAATGGATGTCCCAGACCGAACGCCAACTCGCTGAGAGCCTCCGAATCACCCCCTCCCGCCGCTGA
- a CDS encoding BRCT domain-containing protein, which yields MIARWSPPGCRSWTLGIPFGVAMQAADLAAWAGCDVANTVTRKTTILVVGLQDPAVLASKSRSTKQIRAERLIAQGFSIRILDERAFYALVSLKKNIWSSMAIRVNLPRHAERVRAAR from the coding sequence ATGATAGCAAGATGGTCTCCACCTGGTTGTCGCTCGTGGACCCTCGGGATTCCTTTCGGCGTCGCCATGCAGGCCGCCGACCTCGCCGCCTGGGCCGGTTGCGACGTGGCCAACACGGTCACCCGCAAAACGACAATCTTGGTCGTCGGCCTCCAGGACCCCGCCGTGCTGGCAAGCAAGTCCCGAAGCACCAAGCAAATCAGGGCCGAACGGCTCATCGCCCAGGGATTCTCCATCCGCATTCTCGACGAGCGGGCGTTTTACGCCCTAGTCTCGTTGAAGAAAAACATCTGGTCCTCGATGGCGATTCGGGTTAACCTGCCCCGCCACGCGGAAAGAGTCCGCGCGGCGCGGTGA
- a CDS encoding PHP domain-containing protein — MSSATTTPASSLPIVADLHTHTSRSDGSCAPGEVVRAAAALGLSAVAITDHDTIAGLSPARLEAERLGLILVPGVELTVHWRGREFHLLAYGFREEDPGLNAMLDGLAQARVERLRTIVANLEHRHGVVVEFEAVRAGYPRAALGRGHLADHLVTQGVVASRRDAFDRFLGDDQLDLPRPSLDLEQAIHTVRQAGGFTALAHPPRDLDDSQWVQWRDLGMEAVETRWPAADRNTRVKMGRLARRLGFEIVAGSDFHHPGRAGRHVGAVGLGPGEWERLRDRLRSATIDASATVESIPAEFVPRAVSSRFVSSATANLDLN; from the coding sequence GTGAGTTCCGCGACCACCACGCCCGCGAGTTCTCTGCCGATTGTGGCTGATTTGCACACCCACACCAGTCGGTCAGATGGTTCCTGCGCACCGGGGGAGGTGGTCCGTGCCGCCGCGGCGTTGGGGTTGTCAGCCGTGGCGATCACCGACCACGACACCATCGCCGGGTTGTCCCCGGCCCGTTTGGAGGCGGAGCGTCTGGGACTCATTCTCGTGCCCGGCGTCGAACTGACAGTCCACTGGCGGGGTCGGGAATTCCATCTGTTGGCCTATGGCTTCCGTGAAGAAGATCCCGGCCTCAACGCGATGCTCGACGGGCTGGCCCAGGCGCGAGTGGAGCGGTTGCGGACCATCGTGGCTAACCTTGAACACCGTCATGGGGTTGTCGTCGAGTTCGAGGCGGTTCGGGCCGGTTATCCCCGCGCGGCGCTGGGACGCGGCCATTTGGCCGACCACCTCGTGACTCAGGGCGTGGTCGCCAGTCGTCGCGATGCCTTTGACCGCTTTTTGGGCGACGACCAACTCGACCTGCCCCGGCCGAGTTTGGACTTGGAGCAGGCCATCCACACGGTTCGCCAAGCCGGCGGCTTCACCGCGTTGGCGCACCCTCCCCGCGACCTCGACGATTCCCAATGGGTCCAGTGGCGCGACCTGGGCATGGAGGCGGTCGAGACCCGTTGGCCCGCCGCCGACCGCAACACCCGCGTCAAAATGGGCCGCTTGGCCCGGCGTCTGGGATTTGAGATCGTCGCCGGGTCCGATTTCCATCACCCCGGCCGTGCCGGTCGCCATGTGGGGGCAGTTGGTTTGGGACCAGGGGAATGGGAGCGGTTGCGAGATCGTCTCCGCAGCGCGACGATTGACGCCTCGGCCACGGTTGAAAGCATCCCCGCCGAGTTTGTTCCACGCGCTGTTTCATCACGTTTCGTCTCTTCAGCCACAGCGAACCTTGATTTGAACTAA
- the ftsY gene encoding signal recognition particle-docking protein FtsY, with translation MASWIERLKAGLAKTAKLLDVRSWLGRTVDQSFLERLEAQLLQADVGVKATERLLQKVKEGFEGKTADEDLLAFVKAELINLLTPAGGAPEAIRYAPTPPTTLLIAGVNGSGKTTSVAKLTHRIRSEGKSLVLAACDTFRAAAADQLAVWAQRTGADLVRGQTGADPASVAHDACDRALARKADVLMVDTAGRLHTQTHLMRELEKIRNVLQRKIPNAPHEVFLVLDGTAGQNAIRQAEMFSKSIGCTGIILTKLDGTAKGGVAVAIRQTLDLPVRFIGVGEGIDDLQPFRAEEFVASLFGERLAASPN, from the coding sequence ATGGCATCTTGGATTGAACGCCTCAAAGCCGGTCTTGCCAAAACGGCCAAGTTGCTGGACGTGCGGTCCTGGCTGGGTCGCACCGTTGATCAGAGCTTTCTGGAGCGTTTGGAGGCGCAGCTGCTCCAGGCTGACGTAGGAGTCAAAGCCACCGAGCGGCTTCTCCAGAAAGTCAAGGAGGGGTTCGAGGGCAAGACCGCCGACGAGGACTTGTTGGCGTTCGTCAAGGCGGAACTGATCAATCTCTTGACCCCCGCCGGCGGCGCGCCCGAGGCGATTCGGTATGCTCCCACCCCCCCCACCACCCTGCTGATCGCCGGGGTCAACGGCTCGGGCAAGACCACCTCCGTGGCCAAGCTGACCCACCGCATCCGAAGCGAAGGCAAGTCGCTGGTGCTGGCCGCTTGTGACACCTTCCGCGCCGCGGCGGCCGATCAGCTGGCAGTCTGGGCCCAACGGACCGGAGCCGATCTGGTGCGTGGTCAGACCGGGGCCGATCCGGCCAGCGTCGCTCATGACGCCTGCGATCGAGCCCTGGCCCGTAAGGCTGACGTGCTGATGGTCGATACTGCCGGGCGTCTTCACACTCAAACCCACCTGATGCGGGAGCTTGAAAAAATCCGCAACGTCCTCCAGCGCAAGATTCCCAACGCCCCGCACGAGGTCTTTCTGGTACTGGATGGCACCGCGGGCCAGAACGCCATTCGCCAAGCGGAGATGTTCTCCAAGTCGATCGGTTGCACCGGGATCATCCTGACCAAACTGGACGGCACCGCCAAGGGTGGCGTCGCGGTCGCCATTCGTCAAACCCTTGACCTACCCGTGCGGTTTATTGGCGTCGGCGAAGGCATCGATGACCTCCAACCATTCCGCGCCGAGGAATTCGTCGCCTCGCTATTTGGCGAACGGCTCGCTGCCAGCCCCAACTAG
- a CDS encoding sigma-54-dependent transcriptional regulator, whose protein sequence is MSASATSPAVLIADDDEALLEVVSGWFRRWRFRPSLARNRAEVMEQVERERPQVVLLDVKLGTDDGVEILGELRARLPDLVIVLTTAFGTIDHAVRAMQMGARDYLTKPIESERLKTLLQEVVEEIGSRAGVGGLGGTEASAEAMEGRSANDLELAEAQAAQVLLGAHPIMVDLRRTIARVAASDAEVLIMGESGTGKELVARLIHQLSPHREGPYIAVNMAALPAHLAESQLFGFVKGSFTDAYRDQVGYCEAASNGTLFLDEIGEMPLEIQAKLLRFLEDRTIQRIGERTNRTVSTRVVSATHRDLAELVREGKFRQDLYYRLNVVPITVPSLRQHPQDIPDLARVFLRRQLERNPNSPVRDFTPEALRCLTEYDWPGNVRELEHVIHRLVILGRRAAISREELPPEILRHASPLTPSGGMTASTTPTTFPASTTIREATRQLLIETLRVTNGNVNEAARRLGRSRAWVYDQVRKYGIDLANL, encoded by the coding sequence ATGTCCGCCTCCGCGACCTCACCCGCCGTACTCATCGCTGACGACGACGAAGCCCTGCTAGAGGTGGTCTCCGGCTGGTTTCGGCGTTGGCGGTTCCGTCCCTCACTCGCCCGCAACCGGGCCGAAGTGATGGAACAGGTCGAGCGGGAGCGGCCCCAGGTGGTGTTGCTCGACGTCAAACTCGGGACCGACGACGGGGTGGAGATTTTGGGGGAGTTGCGCGCTAGGCTGCCCGATTTGGTGATCGTGTTGACCACGGCCTTCGGTACGATCGACCACGCGGTTCGAGCCATGCAGATGGGAGCGCGCGACTATCTAACCAAACCCATCGAGTCCGAACGTCTCAAAACACTGCTTCAGGAGGTGGTGGAGGAAATCGGTTCCCGAGCCGGAGTCGGAGGATTGGGAGGAACCGAGGCGTCGGCGGAGGCGATGGAGGGACGTTCCGCCAACGACCTGGAGCTGGCGGAAGCTCAAGCGGCTCAGGTGTTGCTCGGCGCGCATCCGATCATGGTGGACTTGAGGCGCACCATCGCGCGGGTAGCAGCCTCCGACGCCGAAGTGTTGATCATGGGGGAAAGCGGCACCGGCAAAGAACTGGTGGCCCGCCTCATCCATCAACTTAGTCCCCACCGCGAGGGCCCCTACATCGCGGTCAACATGGCCGCGCTGCCGGCCCACCTGGCCGAAAGCCAGCTCTTCGGCTTCGTCAAAGGCTCCTTCACCGACGCCTACCGCGACCAAGTCGGCTACTGCGAGGCGGCCTCCAACGGCACGCTGTTCCTCGACGAAATCGGCGAAATGCCCCTGGAAATTCAGGCCAAACTGCTGCGCTTTCTCGAAGATCGCACCATCCAACGCATCGGTGAGCGCACGAATCGCACGGTCTCGACCCGAGTGGTCTCGGCCACTCACCGCGACCTGGCCGAACTCGTGCGTGAAGGCAAGTTTCGTCAAGACTTGTATTATCGTCTCAACGTGGTGCCAATCACCGTGCCGTCGCTTCGACAACATCCCCAGGATATTCCCGACCTAGCCCGGGTGTTCCTGCGACGGCAACTCGAACGCAATCCCAATTCACCCGTCCGTGACTTCACCCCGGAAGCGCTTCGTTGCCTGACCGAGTACGACTGGCCGGGAAATGTGCGCGAGTTGGAACATGTGATCCACCGCTTGGTGATTTTGGGCCGCCGCGCCGCCATCAGCCGCGAGGAATTGCCACCGGAAATTCTGCGTCACGCTTCACCGTTGACGCCCTCAGGCGGAATGACCGCCTCGACCACCCCGACTACCTTCCCCGCGAGTACGACCATCCGGGAAGCAACCCGTCAGTTGCTCATCGAGACGCTGCGCGTCACCAACGGCAACGTCAACGAAGCCGCCCGCCGGTTGGGACGAAGCCGAGCCTGGGTTTATGATCAAGTCCGCAAATATGGAATCGACCTCGCCAACCTCTGA
- a CDS encoding DUF2752 domain-containing protein, translated as MTRTNDFEPHAWPCGWGEVEDLVTAPSSRPERLEAWVYERLTGSVRLCLGLVGVGLLACLSVATQLEPDPRGFGTHERLGLAPCQFRTLFGRPCATCGMTTAFAWMVRLEPDRAWAANPAGATLAVLAAPVALWMLILAVVGRSWPVRSLAPTLPMLVLGLVAWTILVWIARLLAF; from the coding sequence GTGACGCGCACGAACGATTTCGAACCTCACGCCTGGCCGTGCGGTTGGGGCGAGGTCGAGGACTTGGTCACGGCTCCTTCAAGTCGCCCCGAGAGGTTGGAGGCTTGGGTGTATGAGCGTTTGACCGGTTCGGTTCGTCTGTGTTTGGGTTTGGTTGGAGTTGGCTTGCTGGCCTGTTTATCCGTGGCCACCCAGCTTGAACCCGACCCCCGTGGCTTCGGCACTCACGAGCGGTTGGGATTGGCTCCCTGTCAGTTTCGCACGCTGTTTGGACGTCCCTGCGCCACCTGCGGAATGACCACTGCCTTCGCTTGGATGGTTCGTTTGGAACCGGATCGAGCCTGGGCGGCCAATCCGGCGGGGGCCACCCTGGCCGTTCTGGCCGCGCCGGTGGCCCTGTGGATGCTGATCCTGGCGGTGGTTGGCCGTTCCTGGCCGGTCCGATCGTTGGCCCCAACCCTACCTATGCTGGTTCTGGGGCTGGTCGCATGGACGATCCTGGTTTGGATCGCCCGGTTGTTGGCCTTCTAG
- a CDS encoding 6-phosphofructokinase — translation MNRIGILTAGGDTPALNATIYGAVIRANQLRVEVFGFIKGFNGLLNPEAPHVHLNPLLIPIPELDPARGGTILGASRDYVGSDDREIVLQAVSRLKRLQIDGLICVGGDGTLNGMMNLADHIPVVLAPKTIDNDLGLNYPDEVNEWVRSDENDPKSCRKEPGRPFRLEEMINYVTPGYASAVYVTSRSVQRIRTTAESHRRIAIIEVMGRDSGMIALGTAYGQPDLIMVPEVPIDPEILAEKVIRLIEIQKHALMVVSEGVRDASGRFLGDVTAGTDPAGNLIYRGAAETVKNMLVDQLSDHYFIGKRRHESAEAAIFVRKVGHDQRGGRPIRFDRLQAALLGAKAVELLLERRYSEIATLSYRDGGLEVESVESHKLRDRYGVIHYRPMAPSFYDAERMQPSAQGVEYLRTIFTNSVSHGDIEAILPMFSTGNLVQPYHSVNVDVHKRIRRLKP, via the coding sequence ATGAATCGCATTGGCATTTTGACCGCCGGCGGGGACACTCCGGCTCTCAACGCCACCATCTACGGCGCGGTGATCCGCGCCAACCAATTACGGGTCGAAGTCTTCGGCTTCATCAAAGGGTTCAACGGGCTGCTCAATCCCGAAGCGCCTCATGTTCATCTCAACCCCTTACTGATCCCGATCCCCGAACTTGACCCAGCGCGGGGGGGGACGATTCTCGGCGCGTCGCGGGATTACGTCGGCAGTGACGACCGCGAGATTGTCCTCCAAGCCGTGTCTCGGCTCAAGCGTCTTCAAATCGATGGACTCATTTGCGTTGGCGGCGATGGCACCCTCAACGGTATGATGAACCTAGCCGATCACATCCCTGTGGTGTTGGCTCCGAAAACGATCGACAACGATCTAGGTCTGAACTATCCCGACGAAGTCAACGAATGGGTTCGCTCCGACGAGAACGACCCCAAATCCTGCCGCAAGGAACCTGGACGCCCCTTTCGGCTGGAGGAGATGATCAACTACGTGACTCCCGGCTACGCCTCGGCGGTGTATGTCACCTCGCGGAGCGTCCAGCGGATTCGGACCACCGCCGAAAGCCATCGACGCATCGCTATCATCGAAGTCATGGGCCGCGACTCCGGCATGATCGCGCTGGGGACCGCCTACGGACAACCCGACCTGATCATGGTCCCCGAGGTCCCGATCGACCCCGAGATCCTCGCGGAGAAGGTGATTCGACTCATCGAGATCCAAAAACACGCCTTGATGGTGGTATCTGAAGGAGTGCGGGACGCCTCTGGTCGGTTTTTGGGCGATGTCACGGCGGGCACCGATCCGGCGGGCAACCTGATTTATCGAGGCGCGGCGGAAACGGTCAAGAACATGTTGGTGGACCAACTCTCCGACCACTACTTCATCGGCAAACGGCGTCACGAATCGGCCGAGGCGGCGATCTTCGTGCGGAAGGTCGGCCATGACCAGCGCGGCGGCCGCCCGATCCGCTTTGACCGTCTCCAGGCCGCCCTGCTGGGGGCCAAGGCGGTCGAGTTGCTGCTGGAGCGTCGCTACAGCGAGATCGCCACCCTCTCCTACCGCGACGGCGGGCTTGAGGTGGAAAGCGTTGAGAGCCACAAGCTCAGGGATCGCTACGGCGTCATTCACTACCGCCCAATGGCCCCTTCCTTCTACGACGCGGAGCGGATGCAACCCTCGGCCCAGGGGGTTGAATACCTCCGAACCATCTTCACCAACTCGGTCAGTCATGGCGACATTGAGGCCATTTTGCCGATGTTCTCCACCGGCAACTTGGTTCAACCGTACCACTCGGTCAATGTCGATGTTCACAAACGCATCAGACGGCTCAAACCGTGA
- a CDS encoding thiamine pyrophosphate-binding protein: MRNVTRRTALGVIGAVGGLAATRTEGQHPQSYPFDLPPIPAVLRAEPSGSQVGVGVCGRMTGAAAAVEALMLEGTPCVFGIPGAQNNDLWDAMKSKRLPYLLCTHEFSASVMADGAARATGRVGVFAVIPGPGLTNSLTGIGEARLDSVPLVGLVTDIAHGPNARAFQVHALPTAALLRPVCKLVLEVRHVSRIPLAIHQAFQVARAGEPGPVAVVIPFDLYRDVWCYQGELPAPLPRPLDEAAYRHALGLLADPSRSGRVGIYAGMGCHDHPELLRAVAETLQAPVATSVSGKGALDDRHPLAVGWGYGRFGTRTAENAFRKVDTVLAIGVKYSEVSTANYSIPPIRRVIHVDAEPANLGRNVAADVAVHADSGRFLERLLSDSAAIRREDDPGLRRRIAQDRALDRACHEATEITQAVDPMRLFVELRRQLHPEDLIYLDVTASTHWAAESLWVPGPRRYFAPSDNQSMGWSIPAAIAAQAVRPEVRVISVAGDGCFLMSGLETSTAAREGLPVKFLVLDDGAYHYMQMLQQPLYRRTTATQLAPIDYAAFAHAMGLAYIRIGTNDQVPGSLHSGLSYPGPILIHVHISYKGRELRWLSALRTSYLDKLDTPEKLRLGTRVAVRSVKPFKVND; the protein is encoded by the coding sequence GTGCGAAACGTGACGCGACGGACGGCATTGGGAGTCATCGGCGCAGTCGGTGGACTGGCCGCGACCCGGACCGAAGGTCAGCATCCTCAGTCGTACCCCTTTGACCTTCCTCCGATCCCAGCGGTGCTTCGGGCGGAGCCGAGCGGATCGCAGGTCGGGGTCGGCGTGTGCGGTCGTATGACTGGAGCGGCTGCCGCGGTGGAAGCGTTGATGCTGGAGGGGACGCCATGCGTCTTCGGCATCCCGGGCGCTCAGAACAACGACTTGTGGGATGCCATGAAGAGCAAGCGGCTGCCTTATCTGCTTTGCACCCATGAGTTCTCCGCCAGCGTCATGGCCGACGGCGCGGCGCGGGCCACAGGTCGCGTGGGGGTCTTCGCGGTCATTCCGGGACCGGGCTTGACCAACTCGCTGACCGGCATCGGCGAGGCGCGTTTGGACAGCGTGCCGTTGGTGGGTTTGGTCACCGACATTGCCCACGGTCCGAACGCTCGGGCCTTTCAGGTCCACGCGCTGCCGACGGCTGCGTTGCTGCGTCCGGTTTGCAAACTGGTGCTGGAGGTTCGGCACGTCTCACGAATCCCTCTGGCGATCCATCAGGCGTTCCAGGTTGCACGCGCTGGCGAACCGGGGCCAGTTGCGGTGGTCATCCCGTTTGATTTGTATCGCGACGTCTGGTGCTATCAGGGCGAGCTTCCCGCTCCGTTGCCACGGCCCCTCGACGAGGCGGCCTATCGCCACGCCCTAGGGTTGCTCGCCGACCCAAGCCGCTCGGGACGAGTGGGCATCTATGCAGGCATGGGGTGCCACGACCACCCTGAATTGCTCCGGGCAGTCGCCGAGACCCTCCAGGCTCCCGTGGCCACCTCGGTCAGTGGCAAAGGGGCCCTGGACGATCGGCACCCCTTGGCGGTCGGCTGGGGCTATGGACGTTTTGGCACCCGAACCGCCGAGAACGCCTTCCGCAAGGTGGACACCGTGCTGGCCATCGGCGTGAAGTACTCGGAAGTCAGCACTGCGAATTATTCGATTCCCCCGATTCGCCGAGTCATCCATGTTGACGCGGAACCAGCCAACCTGGGCCGCAACGTGGCCGCCGACGTGGCGGTCCACGCCGACTCCGGGCGTTTTCTCGAACGTCTGCTGAGCGATTCGGCGGCGATCCGCCGCGAGGACGACCCCGGCTTGCGTCGCCGCATCGCCCAGGACCGGGCGTTGGACCGCGCGTGTCACGAGGCGACCGAGATCACCCAGGCGGTCGATCCCATGCGGCTGTTCGTCGAGCTTCGCCGACAGCTTCATCCCGAGGATTTAATCTATCTCGATGTGACGGCCTCGACCCACTGGGCGGCCGAGTCGCTTTGGGTGCCCGGTCCCCGGCGCTATTTCGCCCCTTCGGACAATCAAAGCATGGGCTGGAGCATTCCCGCGGCGATCGCTGCCCAAGCGGTGCGCCCCGAGGTCCGGGTCATTTCGGTGGCGGGCGACGGCTGCTTCCTGATGTCCGGCCTCGAAACCTCCACCGCCGCCCGCGAAGGGCTGCCGGTCAAATTCCTGGTGCTGGACGATGGTGCGTATCACTACATGCAAATGCTCCAACAACCGCTTTACCGTCGCACCACCGCCACCCAGCTCGCCCCAATCGACTATGCGGCCTTCGCCCACGCTATGGGGCTAGCCTACATCCGCATCGGCACCAACGACCAAGTGCCCGGCTCACTTCATTCCGGGTTGAGTTATCCTGGCCCCATCTTGATTCATGTCCACATCAGCTACAAAGGGCGCGAACTGCGTTGGCTCTCGGCGCTGCGGACCTCCTATCTGGACAAGCTGGACACCCCCGAAAAGCTGCGTTTGGGGACCAGGGTGGCAGTCCGCTCGGTCAAGCCCTTCAAGGTCAACGACTGA
- a CDS encoding ABC transporter ATP-binding protein, whose translation MPIIEARRLTKTYRVAQKREGLRGALRGLWRREYREVHAVEEVSFTIEPGEMVAFLGPNGAGKTTTLKMLSGLIHPTSGDASVLGYRPWLREDGFRRRISLVMGQKNQLWWDLPAADSFALHREIYGIPHNQYRRTLGELVELLGVGGLTRQAVRELSLGERMKMELIAALLHQPDVLLLDEPTIGLDVVAQVAIQQCLRDYHARRKVTVLLTSHYMRDVEALCRRVLVINHGRIVADDPLERIVARFDNEKTVRLRFAETAPPRDHLERHGDVLKREGPEVELKVERDRVAATLADLLDRYVVLDVGVTDPPLEAIIARMFRESRPRTHADDTTNAVQSPPSSGARDHAAVQLA comes from the coding sequence ATGCCGATCATCGAGGCGCGGAGGTTGACCAAAACCTACCGCGTGGCTCAGAAGCGGGAGGGGCTTCGGGGAGCATTGCGAGGGCTTTGGCGGCGGGAATACCGTGAGGTCCACGCGGTCGAAGAGGTCTCTTTCACGATCGAACCTGGCGAGATGGTGGCGTTCCTTGGACCTAATGGCGCGGGCAAAACCACCACCCTCAAAATGCTCTCCGGCCTGATCCATCCCACCTCGGGCGACGCCAGCGTGCTGGGGTATCGCCCCTGGTTGCGGGAGGACGGGTTCCGTCGCCGTATCTCGTTGGTGATGGGACAAAAAAACCAACTGTGGTGGGATCTGCCGGCCGCGGACAGCTTCGCGCTGCATCGCGAGATTTACGGCATTCCTCACAACCAGTACCGCCGAACCCTGGGCGAACTCGTCGAGCTGCTCGGGGTGGGTGGTCTGACCCGTCAGGCGGTGCGCGAGTTGTCGTTGGGCGAACGGATGAAGATGGAGTTGATTGCCGCCCTGCTTCACCAGCCCGACGTGCTGTTGCTGGACGAACCGACGATCGGCCTGGATGTGGTGGCGCAGGTGGCCATTCAGCAATGTTTGCGCGATTACCACGCCCGCCGCAAGGTAACCGTGTTGTTGACCAGTCACTACATGCGCGACGTGGAGGCGCTTTGCCGGCGGGTTTTGGTCATCAATCATGGTCGGATTGTGGCCGACGACCCGTTGGAGCGAATCGTGGCCCGCTTTGACAATGAAAAGACAGTGCGATTGAGGTTCGCCGAAACTGCCCCGCCCAGAGATCATCTGGAGCGTCACGGTGACGTTCTCAAACGCGAGGGGCCCGAAGTGGAACTCAAGGTGGAACGCGACCGCGTCGCCGCGACCTTGGCCGATTTGCTCGATCGTTACGTCGTGCTGGACGTGGGGGTCACCGACCCTCCCTTAGAGGCGATCATCGCGCGGATGTTCCGCGAGAGCCGTCCCCGCACCCACGCCGACGACACGACCAACGCCGTTCAATCCCCGCCTAGTTCAGGAGCGCGCGACCATGCCGCGGTCCAGCTCGCTTGA